The Methylomarinum vadi genome has a window encoding:
- a CDS encoding (2Fe-2S) ferredoxin domain-containing protein — MTEMMKPKMRDYKRQVLVCVGTKCCEHNEGQALYEQLKIKLKQSGLDIGELRVIRSRVGCLGTCQAGPLLCVQPDGVWYYGIDEHKLDKIIEQHLIAGKPVEEWVYHQGPVK; from the coding sequence ATGACAGAAATGATGAAGCCGAAGATGAGGGACTACAAGCGCCAAGTATTGGTATGCGTAGGGACAAAATGTTGTGAGCATAACGAGGGACAAGCTTTATATGAGCAGTTAAAGATTAAATTAAAACAGTCCGGGCTAGACATCGGCGAATTGCGGGTCATTCGCAGCAGGGTCGGTTGTCTAGGTACCTGTCAAGCGGGACCGTTGCTGTGCGTGCAACCCGATGGCGTTTGGTACTATGGTATCGACGAGCATAAATTGGACAAAATTATCGAACAGCACTTAATCGCCGGTAAACCGGTCGAAGAATGGGTCTATCATCAGGGACCCGTAAAGTGA
- a CDS encoding ketosteroid isomerase-related protein: MKQAIALIKQYYQAFNDGDMETFLSLLADDVVHDVNQGGREQGKEAFARFMDKMNHHYREQLVEMVVMANEEGTRGAAEFVVLGEYLNTDEGLPEAKGQKYRLPAGAFFDIREGKVARVTNYYNLEDWVAQVSV, from the coding sequence ATGAAACAGGCAATTGCGCTTATCAAACAATATTATCAAGCGTTCAACGACGGTGACATGGAGACTTTTCTGAGTCTTTTGGCCGACGATGTCGTACATGATGTCAATCAAGGCGGCCGGGAGCAGGGCAAGGAAGCATTCGCGCGTTTCATGGACAAAATGAATCATCATTACCGTGAGCAACTGGTGGAAATGGTGGTCATGGCCAACGAAGAGGGCACCCGCGGCGCTGCCGAGTTCGTTGTATTGGGCGAATATCTGAATACCGACGAAGGTTTGCCCGAAGCGAAAGGACAAAAATACCGTCTACCGGCCGGTGCGTTTTTCGATATTCGCGAAGGTAAGGTGGCTCGGGTGACCAACTATTACAATCTGGAAGACTGGGTCGCCCAGGTGTCGGTTTAA
- the cobO gene encoding cob(I)yrinic acid a,c-diamide adenosyltransferase produces the protein MKSRDRRQGIVVVNTGEGKGKSSSAFGMVFRAAGWGMNVCVIQFIKGQWKTGEQEAAKRFDNIEWHALGDGFTWDTKNPEQDIKTSRAIWEFAKEKIRSQQYDFVLLDEINYCCGYNWISGQEIADFIRQERPSWMHLVLTGRNAAEEVMEVADTVTEMRKIKHAYEKGIKAAQGVEF, from the coding sequence ATGAAAAGCAGGGACAGGCGGCAAGGCATTGTGGTAGTAAACACAGGCGAAGGCAAGGGTAAGTCGTCCAGCGCCTTCGGCATGGTATTTAGAGCCGCCGGCTGGGGCATGAACGTCTGCGTGATTCAGTTTATCAAAGGCCAATGGAAAACCGGCGAACAGGAGGCGGCCAAGCGGTTCGACAATATCGAATGGCATGCCTTGGGCGACGGCTTTACCTGGGACACCAAAAATCCCGAACAGGATATCAAAACCAGCAGAGCGATTTGGGAATTCGCCAAGGAAAAAATTCGCTCGCAACAATACGATTTCGTGTTGCTGGATGAAATCAATTATTGCTGCGGATATAACTGGATTTCGGGCCAAGAGATCGCCGATTTCATCCGCCAGGAAAGACCTTCCTGGATGCACCTGGTATTGACCGGGCGTAATGCGGCGGAAGAGGTGATGGAGGTGGCCGATACCGTGACGGAAATGCGCAAAATCAAGCATGCCTACGAGAAAGGAATCAAGGCCGCGCAAGGAGTTGAATTTTAA
- a CDS encoding cobyrinate a,c-diamide synthase, with protein sequence MKISLLAGTHSGCGKTTVMLALLQYFKARRQSVIAFKSGPDFLDPLWHRAVTGKPSYNLDTLMIGVEKSREILARQAGRADCAVIEGVMGLFDGRSGVGSTGSSADLARILNAPVMLVVDAAGISGTIVPLVAGVCAYATRMGVAIGGVIANKVGSRHHAELLRELLQEHDMPPLIAWMTKGAPVLAERHLGLVRPGEGDIPDFLPFFQVEDNALKQAFAECQLQPESDQSERQLLNGKTVAVAKDSACCFIYQANLDWLRAQGGELRFFSVLAGEPVPDAADALWLPGGYPELYAEQLAQSASWPSLRQFIENDKPVLAECGGAMILGECLINHEGEHWPMAKMLPYVSKMQDKLASLGYRQEASGARGHEFHHSVRDMAGTLPAAFDCPRGDRGVRYRNLRASYVHWFFPSAPAVVAGWLS encoded by the coding sequence ATGAAGATAAGCCTACTGGCGGGAACACATTCGGGATGTGGCAAGACCACGGTCATGTTGGCCTTGTTGCAGTATTTCAAAGCGAGGCGGCAATCCGTCATTGCTTTTAAAAGCGGGCCTGATTTTTTAGATCCGCTTTGGCATCGCGCGGTTACCGGGAAGCCAAGTTATAACCTGGACACCCTGATGATCGGCGTGGAAAAGTCACGGGAAATTCTGGCGCGGCAGGCCGGTCGCGCCGATTGCGCCGTTATAGAAGGCGTGATGGGGTTGTTCGACGGACGTAGCGGAGTCGGCTCGACCGGATCATCGGCGGATTTGGCTCGCATCTTAAACGCGCCGGTAATGCTGGTGGTCGACGCCGCCGGCATCAGCGGCACGATAGTGCCCTTGGTCGCGGGAGTCTGCGCTTATGCAACCAGAATGGGCGTCGCCATCGGCGGCGTGATCGCCAATAAAGTTGGAAGTCGGCACCATGCCGAGTTGTTGCGTGAGTTATTGCAAGAACACGACATGCCGCCCTTAATTGCCTGGATGACGAAAGGGGCGCCCGTGTTGGCGGAACGGCATCTCGGCCTGGTTCGGCCCGGCGAGGGCGATATCCCAGACTTCTTACCCTTTTTTCAAGTCGAAGACAACGCGCTGAAACAGGCTTTCGCCGAATGTCAGCTTCAACCGGAATCCGATCAATCGGAACGCCAGTTATTGAACGGTAAAACGGTGGCGGTGGCTAAGGATTCCGCCTGCTGTTTCATTTATCAGGCTAACCTAGATTGGCTGCGGGCTCAGGGGGGCGAGTTGCGATTTTTTTCCGTGTTGGCCGGCGAGCCGGTGCCGGATGCGGCAGATGCCTTATGGTTGCCTGGTGGATATCCGGAGCTTTATGCCGAGCAGTTGGCGCAATCGGCCAGTTGGCCGTCCCTGAGACAATTTATCGAAAACGACAAACCGGTGTTGGCCGAATGTGGAGGGGCCATGATATTGGGAGAATGTTTAATCAATCATGAAGGCGAGCATTGGCCGATGGCTAAGATGTTGCCTTATGTATCCAAAATGCAAGACAAATTGGCCTCATTGGGGTATCGCCAGGAGGCCAGTGGCGCCAGAGGGCACGAATTTCATCATTCGGTTAGGGACATGGCAGGGACATTGCCGGCGGCCTTCGATTGTCCGCGCGGTGATCGCGGCGTGCGCTACCGGAATCTGCGCGCTTCCTATGTGCATTGGTTTTTTCCAAGCGCGCCGGCTGTTGTCGCGGGGTGGTTATCATGA
- a CDS encoding zeta toxin family protein, translating to MHNNNNYISGYAYLKKLRTALAILQGTKLLSTLQQEAESTVSHDQTKRFTYLTMLFTRIHREMFVDWKEQATVAHRPGTITDAETRQQFRKTFARLVLDGDKNCDTALFDNNGFVIKTDNIAERLADFYIKIRAIRPFAYGNRITLDFFMTALGHLPAFKAVYEQGIDFRRLAHGDADILHDPQSSHRLVTQAFGHALDPTRTKSLQNQPNRYGIWPENKRFLSGMPFLSHRTKQGLDCLVTVNGGLVPVDSIREEYFVKGKHFADYPLNVSQHVVGYLPGTEEFRRPDKKFIDGINIGEDGTAPLFCLDVNMLTGLRSPSHIEFVELLKTYTGTGEKSALFKLANNEPLRNTLISAANGDARLVRTVEIAYERLGRINRILVNATQEIFAGKTPDVNPKLFMCMGGAGSGKTAVEEIAKAQCGDNYVVASLDEFRKVSDLYRILTAANHHSDDYVYVEPFANRLRDMVAQHAKEAGINLLYDGTGIPYQPRYSTIINQFKAAGFHTQITAVDAFLVKPAGREEELSRSGVIHSVKARFEKTGRALPWVITIDKHIRAPQSFLKALEDTSLDKIALFANDGDRDQHYLVAESFSFADREVKALQQHQLNGTLSDYLTSLIRNHNNSVLKNLAQDDGEIDALIERNPALDESNVAYQVYSSHIGHRVLAIYNTRRMVDFIEKRQLNPNASGEEGLLHKPEYLAFHVNPLSKAPWITRLQGSSYETNEVDQLTDDRHLTRLSI from the coding sequence ATGCATAACAATAACAACTACATTTCAGGCTATGCGTATCTGAAAAAACTGAGAACGGCATTGGCAATATTGCAGGGAACCAAATTATTGTCGACGCTGCAGCAGGAAGCCGAAAGTACGGTTTCCCACGATCAAACCAAACGCTTCACCTATCTGACCATGCTTTTTACCCGGATACACCGGGAAATGTTTGTCGATTGGAAAGAGCAAGCCACCGTCGCCCACCGCCCCGGAACCATTACCGATGCGGAAACCCGGCAACAATTTCGTAAAACCTTCGCCAGACTGGTCTTGGACGGTGATAAAAATTGCGACACGGCGCTGTTCGACAATAACGGTTTCGTTATCAAAACCGACAATATCGCCGAGCGCCTGGCCGACTTTTACATCAAAATCCGCGCGATCAGGCCGTTCGCTTATGGCAATCGTATCACGCTGGATTTTTTCATGACCGCGCTCGGTCATTTACCTGCCTTTAAAGCCGTCTATGAACAAGGCATCGATTTCAGGCGCCTGGCCCACGGCGATGCCGATATTTTGCACGACCCGCAAAGCAGTCACCGACTTGTCACCCAAGCTTTCGGACACGCCCTAGATCCGACCCGAACCAAAAGTCTGCAAAACCAGCCCAATCGCTATGGCATCTGGCCGGAAAACAAACGCTTTTTGTCCGGTATGCCATTTTTATCGCACCGCACCAAACAAGGCCTCGACTGCCTGGTCACGGTCAATGGCGGGCTGGTGCCCGTGGACAGCATCCGCGAGGAATATTTCGTTAAAGGCAAGCATTTTGCCGATTATCCCCTCAATGTCTCGCAACATGTCGTCGGCTACCTGCCCGGCACCGAGGAATTTCGCCGCCCCGACAAAAAGTTTATCGATGGCATCAATATTGGCGAAGACGGCACGGCGCCATTATTCTGTCTGGATGTTAACATGCTGACCGGGTTACGCTCGCCCAGCCATATCGAATTTGTCGAACTGCTGAAAACCTATACCGGGACCGGCGAAAAGTCCGCCTTGTTCAAACTGGCCAATAACGAACCGTTGAGAAACACGTTGATTAGCGCCGCCAACGGCGATGCCCGGCTGGTGCGCACGGTCGAGATCGCTTATGAACGCCTCGGCCGGATCAACCGGATTCTGGTCAACGCCACCCAGGAAATCTTTGCTGGCAAAACCCCCGACGTCAACCCGAAGCTATTCATGTGCATGGGCGGCGCCGGTTCAGGCAAGACCGCCGTGGAAGAGATCGCCAAGGCGCAATGCGGCGATAATTATGTCGTTGCCTCGCTGGATGAATTCCGCAAGGTCAGCGATCTTTACCGCATACTGACCGCCGCCAATCACCACAGCGACGATTATGTCTATGTCGAACCCTTCGCCAACCGTCTGCGCGACATGGTCGCCCAGCACGCCAAGGAGGCCGGAATCAATCTGCTTTACGACGGCACCGGCATTCCCTATCAACCGCGCTATTCCACCATCATCAACCAATTCAAGGCGGCCGGTTTCCATACCCAGATCACCGCCGTCGATGCCTTTCTGGTCAAACCGGCCGGGCGCGAGGAGGAATTGTCGCGTTCCGGCGTGATTCACAGTGTCAAGGCCCGCTTCGAGAAAACGGGCCGCGCCCTGCCCTGGGTCATTACCATCGACAAGCATATCCGCGCGCCGCAATCGTTTTTGAAGGCGCTGGAAGACACCTCGCTGGATAAAATCGCCCTGTTCGCCAACGACGGCGACAGAGATCAGCATTATCTGGTCGCGGAAAGTTTTTCTTTTGCCGACCGCGAAGTCAAGGCTCTACAGCAACATCAACTCAACGGTACCTTGTCGGATTACTTGACGTCATTGATTCGCAACCACAATAACTCGGTATTGAAGAATCTGGCCCAGGACGATGGCGAGATCGACGCCTTGATCGAGCGCAACCCGGCCCTCGATGAAAGCAATGTCGCCTATCAGGTTTACAGCAGTCATATCGGCCACCGGGTGCTGGCGATATACAACACACGCAGAATGGTGGATTTCATCGAGAAAAGGCAACTGAATCCCAATGCCTCGGGCGAGGAAGGCTTGCTGCATAAACCCGAGTACCTGGCTTTTCATGTCAATCCCTTGAGCAAAGCTCCCTGGATCACGCGTTTGCAGGGTTCATCCTATGAAACCAACGAAGTCGACCAGCTCACGGATGACCGGCACCTGACTAGGCTTTCCATTTGA
- a CDS encoding thioredoxin family protein produces the protein MAATESAMLPLGTIAPDFDLPDTVTGVNKSLQGLKGVKGTLVMFICNHCPYVQHIKSQLIDIADHYSSQGISFIAISSNDIVNYPQDAPDKMRGMMEEWGNPFAAYLYDETQEVAKAYQAVCTPDFFLFDAKLACVYRGRLDGSTPKNDMPLTGGDLRAALDNLMLGQPINPRQVPSIGCNIKWKA, from the coding sequence ATGGCTGCCACCGAATCCGCTATGCTGCCTTTAGGCACGATCGCACCGGACTTTGATTTGCCCGATACCGTGACCGGCGTCAACAAATCCTTACAAGGGTTGAAAGGGGTCAAGGGAACCCTGGTCATGTTCATTTGCAATCATTGTCCCTATGTGCAGCATATTAAATCGCAATTGATAGATATTGCCGATCATTACAGTTCGCAGGGGATTAGCTTCATCGCGATCAGTTCCAATGATATCGTCAATTATCCCCAGGATGCGCCGGATAAAATGCGGGGAATGATGGAAGAATGGGGCAATCCGTTTGCCGCTTATTTGTATGATGAAACTCAAGAAGTCGCCAAGGCCTACCAGGCAGTCTGCACGCCGGATTTCTTTTTGTTCGACGCGAAACTGGCTTGTGTCTATCGAGGCCGTTTGGACGGTTCCACACCTAAGAACGATATGCCGCTAACAGGGGGGGATTTGCGCGCGGCGCTCGACAACCTGATGCTCGGCCAGCCGATCAATCCGCGCCAGGTTCCCAGTATCGGCTGTAATATCAAATGGAAAGCCTAG
- a CDS encoding DUF2490 domain-containing protein gives MNIFRFRTVLILLIGSLFSFVNNSAQADNDLINDSGLWSQIEGHFDLGKLDPKLDRFLLLGTGEARFFEDFDRFTQGIIRIMPGYQYSDEISLFFGYTWVPTVLDNGQTHHEHDINQAMYWTKPQSWGTLSTRTMIEWRFVNDDSQMATRVRQRIRGKYQLSQIHPYLHLVGWEEIFLNVYSVDWGPQSGFDQNRVFAGLGWQFDPGGHYWFEVGYMNQYIHHPDDKDLMNHMLLGSLQFKF, from the coding sequence ATGAACATCTTCCGCTTTAGAACGGTCCTTATCTTGCTGATCGGCTCGTTGTTCAGCTTCGTTAATAACTCGGCCCAGGCCGATAATGACCTGATCAACGATTCCGGCCTATGGAGTCAGATCGAAGGCCATTTCGACCTCGGCAAGCTCGATCCGAAGCTGGACCGTTTTCTACTACTGGGTACCGGCGAAGCGCGTTTTTTCGAAGATTTCGATCGCTTTACCCAGGGCATTATCCGTATCATGCCGGGATACCAGTACAGCGATGAAATCTCCTTGTTTTTTGGTTATACCTGGGTACCGACCGTACTCGACAACGGCCAGACCCACCATGAACATGATATTAACCAAGCCATGTATTGGACCAAGCCCCAATCCTGGGGAACGCTATCGACCCGCACCATGATCGAATGGCGTTTCGTCAATGATGACAGTCAAATGGCGACCCGAGTACGGCAAAGGATACGGGGCAAATACCAACTCTCCCAGATACATCCTTATTTGCACCTGGTCGGTTGGGAAGAGATTTTTTTGAATGTTTATAGCGTGGACTGGGGACCGCAAAGCGGCTTCGACCAAAACCGGGTATTCGCCGGCCTGGGCTGGCAATTTGACCCGGGCGGGCATTATTGGTTCGAAGTCGGCTATATGAATCAATATATTCATCATCCCGACGACAAGGATCTGATGAATCACATGCTGCTGGGCAGCTTGCAATTCAAATTCTGA
- a CDS encoding efflux RND transporter permease subunit, translating to MAGVIDQAFARSRTIILLLLFILIVGAFSYQAIPKEAEPDIAVPFIYVSMSHEGISPEDAERLLVRPMEKELQGIEGVKEMTSVAREGHASVQLEFTAGFDNRQALQDVREKVDLAKTELPEDTEEPEVHEINVALFPVLTVALSGQVPERTLVRLVRDLKDKVEALPGVLEVDVGGDREDLLEIVVEPSILESYAIDFETLFGLINNNNLLVAAGAMDTGAGRLVVKVPGVVEGIEDLLGMPVKVTDDSVVTVEDVADVRKTFKDAEGYARVGGKPAITLEVKKRVGANIIETIAAIRQLVEDERQHWPDVIEVAYMQDKSKQIRTMLGDLQNNVLSAIILVMIVILAAMGGRSSLLVGLAIPGSFLAAIIILDTLGLTLNIVVLFSLILVVGMLVDGAIVVSEQADRNLKGGMEAVAAYAGASKRMAWPVIASTLTTLAVFLPLLGWPGMVGEFMKFLPITVIIAMSASLAMALLFIPVLGSVLTGNSRKRSGFETGEVEGKFTDWYARLLARILAYPGKILLSALVVLVLSYLAFGAFSKGVEFFPDVEPEFALIHIHARGDLSIEEKDAVVRRVEKRIMALPELKSVYARSFNQAAGRNVAEDVIGTIQLEFIDWDKRRKAAVIMEEMRRMTSDIPGIIIEVRKQERGPSGGKPIQLEFSSREPARIPGAVAQVRSLMAKIGGFVDVEDNLPLPGIEWELNIDRERAAQFGANVANVGKTVQLVTGGIKVTDYRPDDNDEEVDIRIRYPRAYRNLEQLRQLRVPTNAGMVPIGNFVTLTPEPKTGTLNRVDARRVITLQADVAEGLLTDNQLTALQKALLDAEIDPLVDIKYKGEDEDQREAATFLQNAFAGAIFLMALILVTQFNSLYQSLLVLSAIVFSTAGVLLGLLITGQAFGIVMVGLGIIALAGIVVNNNIVLIDTYNQLRGEGMAIVEAAVQTGRQRLRPVLLTAITTVLGLIPMVLAMNIDLLNRDISFGAPSTQWWTQLASAIAGGLSFATLLTLVLTPCLLVMGDNFFRKFSKSDSK from the coding sequence ATGGCGGGAGTTATCGATCAGGCTTTTGCCCGTAGCCGCACGATCATTTTACTGCTGTTGTTTATCTTGATTGTCGGCGCTTTCAGCTACCAGGCGATTCCCAAGGAAGCGGAACCGGATATCGCCGTACCCTTTATCTATGTTTCGATGAGCCACGAGGGGATTTCTCCGGAAGATGCCGAGCGTTTGTTAGTGCGGCCCATGGAAAAAGAATTACAGGGCATTGAAGGCGTCAAGGAAATGACCAGTGTCGCCAGGGAAGGGCATGCCTCGGTTCAGCTGGAGTTCACCGCTGGTTTCGACAACCGCCAGGCATTGCAGGATGTGCGGGAGAAGGTCGACCTGGCCAAAACCGAATTGCCCGAAGACACCGAGGAACCGGAAGTCCACGAGATCAATGTGGCATTGTTTCCGGTATTGACGGTGGCGTTGTCCGGGCAAGTGCCGGAAAGGACACTGGTGCGCCTGGTGCGCGACCTGAAGGACAAAGTCGAAGCCTTGCCGGGCGTCTTGGAAGTCGATGTCGGAGGCGACCGCGAGGATTTGCTGGAAATCGTCGTCGAACCCAGCATACTGGAAAGCTATGCCATCGATTTCGAAACCCTTTTCGGTTTGATCAATAATAACAATTTATTGGTCGCGGCCGGGGCGATGGATACCGGTGCCGGCCGTCTGGTGGTCAAAGTACCGGGCGTGGTGGAAGGCATCGAGGACTTGCTGGGAATGCCGGTCAAGGTCACGGATGATTCGGTCGTTACGGTCGAAGATGTGGCGGACGTGCGCAAGACTTTTAAGGATGCCGAGGGGTATGCCCGGGTCGGAGGCAAGCCGGCCATCACCTTGGAAGTCAAAAAACGGGTCGGCGCCAACATCATCGAAACCATCGCGGCAATACGGCAATTGGTGGAAGACGAACGGCAGCATTGGCCCGATGTGATCGAGGTCGCTTACATGCAGGACAAGTCGAAGCAGATACGCACCATGCTCGGTGACCTGCAAAATAACGTCTTGTCGGCGATCATCCTGGTCATGATCGTGATCCTTGCGGCGATGGGGGGGCGTTCATCGCTACTGGTCGGCTTGGCCATTCCCGGTTCGTTCCTAGCCGCCATCATCATCCTCGATACCCTGGGGCTGACCTTGAATATCGTGGTACTGTTCAGCTTGATTCTGGTGGTCGGGATGCTGGTGGACGGGGCCATCGTCGTCAGTGAGCAGGCCGACCGCAATTTGAAAGGGGGCATGGAGGCTGTTGCCGCCTATGCCGGGGCTTCCAAACGCATGGCTTGGCCGGTGATCGCTTCGACCCTGACCACGTTGGCCGTGTTCTTGCCGCTATTGGGTTGGCCCGGCATGGTGGGCGAGTTCATGAAATTTTTGCCCATTACCGTGATCATCGCGATGTCCGCTTCCTTGGCGATGGCGTTGCTGTTTATCCCGGTACTGGGTTCCGTGTTGACGGGAAATTCCCGGAAAAGAAGTGGCTTCGAAACGGGCGAGGTTGAAGGGAAGTTCACCGATTGGTACGCTAGATTGCTCGCTCGGATTTTAGCTTATCCCGGTAAAATTTTGCTATCGGCCCTAGTCGTCCTGGTCTTGAGCTATCTGGCTTTTGGCGCATTCAGCAAAGGGGTGGAGTTTTTTCCCGATGTCGAACCGGAATTCGCCTTGATTCATATACATGCCCGGGGCGATTTGTCGATCGAGGAGAAAGATGCTGTCGTGCGCCGGGTCGAGAAGCGAATTATGGCATTGCCGGAGCTGAAATCGGTGTATGCGCGTTCGTTCAATCAGGCAGCGGGTCGTAACGTGGCCGAAGATGTGATAGGCACGATACAGTTGGAATTCATCGATTGGGATAAGCGGCGTAAGGCCGCCGTCATCATGGAAGAGATGCGGCGAATGACTTCCGATATTCCCGGCATCATCATCGAGGTGCGGAAACAGGAAAGAGGCCCCTCCGGCGGTAAACCGATTCAACTGGAATTCAGTTCGCGCGAACCGGCGCGTATTCCGGGGGCCGTCGCCCAAGTGCGGTCATTGATGGCCAAGATTGGCGGCTTCGTCGATGTCGAGGACAATCTGCCTTTGCCGGGCATCGAATGGGAATTGAATATTGACCGGGAAAGGGCCGCGCAATTCGGTGCCAATGTCGCCAATGTCGGTAAAACTGTGCAATTGGTCACGGGCGGGATCAAGGTGACGGATTATCGCCCGGACGACAATGACGAGGAAGTCGACATTCGTATTCGTTATCCGCGCGCTTATCGCAATTTGGAACAATTGCGCCAGTTGCGCGTGCCCACCAACGCCGGCATGGTGCCGATCGGTAATTTCGTGACGTTGACGCCGGAACCGAAGACGGGAACCTTGAACCGGGTCGATGCCCGGCGTGTGATTACGCTGCAGGCCGATGTGGCCGAAGGCCTTTTGACCGACAACCAATTAACAGCCTTGCAAAAGGCGTTGCTCGACGCCGAGATCGACCCGCTGGTCGATATCAAATACAAAGGCGAAGATGAAGACCAGCGTGAAGCGGCGACTTTTTTGCAAAATGCTTTCGCCGGGGCCATTTTTTTAATGGCGCTAATTCTGGTAACGCAATTCAACAGTCTCTACCAGTCATTACTGGTGTTATCCGCGATCGTTTTTTCCACGGCAGGGGTATTATTGGGCTTGCTGATTACCGGCCAGGCCTTCGGCATCGTCATGGTGGGGCTCGGTATCATTGCGCTGGCCGGGATCGTGGTCAACAATAATATCGTCTTGATCGATACCTATAACCAATTGCGTGGCGAAGGCATGGCGATCGTCGAGGCGGCCGTCCAGACCGGCCGGCAACGATTGCGTCCGGTACTATTGACGGCTATCACCACGGTCTTGGGATTGATCCCGATGGTGCTGGCCATGAATATCGACTTGCTGAACCGCGATATCAGCTTCGGCGCGCCTTCGACGCAATGGTGGACGCAACTGGCCAGTGCCATCGCCGGCGGTTTGAGTTTCGCCACTCTGCTGACGTTAGTCTTGACGCCCTGTCTGCTGGTCATGGGAGATAATTTCTTTCGAAAATTCAGTAAGTCCGATAGCAAGTAG
- a CDS encoding efflux RND transporter periplasmic adaptor subunit, with protein sequence MKKSIWMAISAIVAVALWLLSGQFVARPSVEHANNNSGAVPMMSVEALASEAETVKSEVIVQGVLEAQRKVGLRAETAGMVRKLHVDLGDKVESGQVLLELQEKDRYAQIAKAEAEIVSKQLVVEGMRRLHDRGLQSETNLKQAQADLAAARAEKKRLQLDLADTAIRAPFAGMVETRAVELGSYVDVGDSVAEIIDVSRLKAVAYVTQQNISRLALGQAVLIRLLDGREATAELTFIAKEADAATRSFRIEAEFANEALVAGVSAELHIAVGKTQAHFISPAILTLDESGRLGVKTLNSDNRVVFKPVTVVRTESHGVWVEGLNARENIIARGQGFVLPGEEVKPMYPQAD encoded by the coding sequence ATGAAAAAATCGATATGGATGGCAATTTCTGCAATTGTGGCGGTCGCTTTATGGTTGCTAAGTGGGCAATTTGTAGCGAGGCCGTCGGTTGAACACGCAAACAATAACAGCGGCGCGGTCCCCATGATGTCCGTCGAAGCGCTGGCTTCGGAGGCCGAGACGGTCAAAAGTGAAGTCATCGTTCAGGGGGTGTTGGAGGCGCAGAGAAAAGTCGGTCTGCGCGCCGAGACGGCAGGCATGGTGCGAAAACTGCACGTGGATCTAGGGGATAAAGTCGAATCCGGACAAGTCCTGCTGGAATTGCAGGAAAAGGATAGATATGCGCAGATTGCCAAGGCCGAGGCCGAGATTGTCAGCAAACAATTAGTGGTCGAGGGGATGCGGCGTCTGCATGATCGCGGACTGCAGTCGGAAACCAATCTAAAACAGGCGCAGGCCGATTTGGCGGCGGCGCGGGCGGAAAAAAAACGTTTGCAGTTGGATCTGGCCGACACGGCCATCAGGGCGCCGTTTGCCGGCATGGTGGAAACCCGTGCCGTGGAATTGGGAAGTTACGTCGATGTCGGCGACAGCGTGGCCGAGATCATCGATGTTTCCCGCTTAAAGGCGGTCGCCTATGTCACGCAGCAGAATATCTCCCGCCTTGCACTCGGGCAGGCGGTGCTTATTCGGTTGCTGGATGGGCGGGAGGCGACCGCCGAATTAACGTTCATCGCCAAGGAGGCGGATGCCGCAACGCGAAGCTTTCGAATCGAAGCGGAATTCGCAAATGAGGCCTTGGTAGCCGGCGTCAGCGCCGAACTGCATATTGCCGTTGGCAAGACCCAGGCTCACTTTATTTCTCCCGCCATTTTGACGCTGGATGAATCCGGCAGGCTGGGCGTTAAGACGCTGAACTCCGACAATAGAGTCGTGTTTAAGCCGGTGACCGTTGTCAGGACCGAAAGCCATGGCGTCTGGGTCGAGGGCTTGAATGCCAGGGAAAATATCATAGCCCGCGGGCAAGGCTTCGTATTGCCGGGGGAAGAAGTTAAACCGATGTATCCGCAGGCGGACTGA